One Myotis daubentonii chromosome 3, mMyoDau2.1, whole genome shotgun sequence genomic window carries:
- the TTLL10 gene encoding inactive polyglycylase TTLL10, translating to MGSSHVDGALSPLSQPDQDADPPEDTGAAKPRAALLERHLLGGEKQPPSTGSGPFFYIGGTNGVAIISSYCKSKGWQRIQDSQREDYKLKWCEVKCRDSYLHFREGEQLLYQLPNNKLLTTKIGLLNALREYARVINRVNRTSPCPQAKSGRDPTPALEEPPRTSPGPLESQRILKMEEFFPETYRLDIRDERETFFSLFDETQTWICKPTASNQGKGIFLLRSQQDVATLQAKVRSLEDDPVYRRMPFRTPQARVAQRYIENPLLLDGKKFDVRSYLLIACAMPYMVFFGHGYARLTLSLYDPESQDLSGHLTNQFMQKKSPLYVLLKENTVWSMEQLNRHINDKFSKTKGLPRDWVFTTFTKQMQQIMAHCFLAVKSKLECKLGYFDLIGCDFLIDDNFKVWLLEMNSNPALHTNCEVLKEVIPRVVMETLDLALETFRKSLCGQRMRPLLSQRRFVLLHSGEADVWPRLGNCRHHPRPPAASGAASPAPPLRAENRPGARRPGAPHSAQERVRPRALGPDSARDGEPEAGVTEPPRADSGDPSREPSPARADEDGPERKPEDHREDHRGS from the exons ATGGGGAGCAGCCACGTGGACGGGGCCCTGAGTCCGCTGAGCCAGCCggaccaggatgcag ACCCTCCGGAGGACACGGGCGCTGCCAAGCCCCGGGCCGCCCTCCTGGAGAGGCACCTGCTGGGCGGGGAGAAGCAGCCACCCAGCACGGGGAGTGGCCCCTTCTTCTACATCGGAGGCACCAACGGGGTGGCCAT AATCAGCTCCTACTGCAAGAGCAAGGGCTGGCAGCGCATCCAGGACAGCCAGCGCGAGGACTACAAGCTCAAGTGGTGCGAGGTCAAGTGTCGAGACAGCTACCTCCACTTCCGAGAAG GTGAGCAGCTGCTGTACCAGCTCCCCAACAACAAACTGCTCACCACCAAGATCGGGCTCCTCAACGCCCTCAGGGAGTACGCCAGGGTCATCAACAGGGTCAACAGGACATCGCCGTGCCCACAGGCCAA ATCTGGAAGGGACCCCACACCCGCTCTGGAGGAGCCCCCACGGACcagcccaggacccctcgagTCACAAAG gatTCTGAAAATGGAAGAATTTTTCCCAGAGACCTACCGTCTGgacatcagggatgagagagagacattcttCAGCCTCTTTGATG AAACCCAGACGTGGATCTGCAAGCCCACCGCTTCCAACCAGGGCAAAGGCATCTTCCTGCTCAGGAGCCAGCAGGACGTGGCCACGCTGCAGGCCAAGGTCCGGAGCCTGGAGGACGACCCCGTCTACCGCCGGATGCCCTTCCGGACGCCGCAGGCCCGGGTGGCGCAGAG GTACATCGAGAACCCGCTGCTGCTGGACGGGAAGAAGTTCGACGTGCGCTCCTACCTGCTCATCGCCTGCGCCATGCCCTACATGGTCTTCTTCGGCCACGGCTACGCGCGCCTCACCCTCAGCCTCTACGACCCCGAGTCCCAAGACCTCAGCGGCCACCTGACCAACCAG TTCATGCAGAAGAAGAGCCCCCTGTACGTGCTCCTGAAGGAGAACACGGTGTGGAGCATGGAGCAGCTCAACCGGCACATCAACGACAAGTTCAGCAAGACCAAGGGCCTCCCCCGAGACTGGGTCTTCACCACCTTCACG aagCAGATGCAGCAGATCATGGCCCACTGCTTCCTGGCTGTCAAGTCCAAGCTCGAGTGCAAGCTGGGCTACTTCGACCTCATTGGCTGTGACTTCTTGATCGATGACAACTTCAAG GTGTGGCTGCTAGAGATGAACTCCAACCCCGCCCTGCACACCAACTGCGAGGTCCTGAAGGAGGTGATTCCTCGCGTGGTCATGGAGACCCTGG aCCTGGCGCTGGAGACCTTCCGGAAGAGCCTGTGCGGCCAGCGGATGCGGCCCCTGCTCTCGCAGCGCCGTTTCGTGCTGCTGCACAGCGGGGAGGCGGACGTCTGGCCGCGCCTGGGGAACTGCCGCCACCACCCGCGCCCGCCGGCAGCCAGCGGGGCCgcctcccccgcgcccccgcTCCGCGCGGAGAACCGGCCGGGCGCGCGCAGGCCGGGGGCGCCCCACTCCGCGCAGGAGCGCGTCCGGCCCCGCGCCCTCGGCCCCGACAGCGCACGGGACGGGGAGCCCGAGGCCGGGGTCACCGAGCCGCCGCGAGCCGACAGCGGGGACCCCTCGCGGGAGCCCTCCCCGGCGCGGGCGGACGAGGACGGGCCGGAGCGCAAGCCCGAGGACCACCGCGAGGACCACCGCGGCTCCTAG